CCGGACTAGAACCCATTGATGACGGTCAGCTTTTAGTCAACTCTGGAGCTAGGGTAGTATACTTGCCGCAGCAACCCGACTTAGACGAAAATCACACAGTCTTAGAGCAAGTCTTTGCAGACAGCGGCGAACAAATGGATCTGGTGCGAGAGTATGAGGAACTCTCAGACAAATTGTCTCATTATCCAGAAGATAGCCAACTCATGTCTCGTTTTTCAACTGTCATGCAGCGCATGGATTCTACTGGCGCATGGGAAGTAGAAACTAATGCCAAAATCATCCTAACAAAGTTAGGAATTCAAGACTTTAATGCTCGCATAGGTACGCTATCCGGCGGCTATCGCAAACGGATTGCTTTGGCTGCTGCATTACTATCAGAACCCGATGTGTTGCTGATGGATGAACCCACAAACCATCTCGATGCATTGTCGGTCGAGTGGTTGCAAAGTTATCTAAATCGCTTTCGAGGCGCAATTCTGCTAATTACCCACGATCGCTACTTCCTGGATCGTGTCGCCAACCGCATTATTGAGATCGACCGAGGCGACATCTATACTTACTCCGGCAACTACTCTTATTATTTGGAGAAAAAAGCCTTAGCTGAAGAATCTGCTGTTAGCACCCAGCGCAAGCATCAGGGGGTATTGCGTCGCGAATTAGAATGGTTAAAGCGGGGGCCAAAAGCGCGGAGTACGAAACAAAAAGCCAGGATAGATCGCGTCCACGAGATGCAGGAGCGAGAGTTTAAACAAGTTAATGGTAAAGTGGATATTGCTACCCCTGGTCGTCGCATTGGCAAGAAAGTTATTGAATTAACTAACATCTCTAAAGCCTACGATGGACGCACTTTAATCAAAGATTTTACCTATGAATTCAGCCCCGAAGATCGCATAGGCATAATCGGCGGCAATGGTGCGGGCAAATCCACTTTGATGGATATTATTACCGGGAGAGTTCAGCCTGATTCAGGAAGTGTTGATATTGGCACCACAATACATATCGGTTACTTTGACCAACATTCGGAAGAATTACTCGACGCTTTAAACGAAGATCAGCGGG
The window above is part of the Microcoleus sp. FACHB-831 genome. Proteins encoded here:
- a CDS encoding ABC-F family ATP-binding cassette domain-containing protein, producing MSIFTLQSVKKDFGIKEILKDASFSLDATDKVGLIGTNGSGKSTLLKMIAGLEPIDDGQLLVNSGARVVYLPQQPDLDENHTVLEQVFADSGEQMDLVREYEELSDKLSHYPEDSQLMSRFSTVMQRMDSTGAWEVETNAKIILTKLGIQDFNARIGTLSGGYRKRIALAAALLSEPDVLLMDEPTNHLDALSVEWLQSYLNRFRGAILLITHDRYFLDRVANRIIEIDRGDIYTYSGNYSYYLEKKALAEESAVSTQRKHQGVLRRELEWLKRGPKARSTKQKARIDRVHEMQEREFKQVNGKVDIATPGRRIGKKVIELTNISKAYDGRTLIKDFTYEFSPEDRIGIIGGNGAGKSTLMDIITGRVQPDSGSVDIGTTIHIGYFDQHSEELLDALNEDQRVIDYIKEVGEFVKIADGTQITASQMLERFLFPGNQQYSPIHKLSGGEKRRLFLLRVLMSAPNVLILDEPTNDLDVQTLAVLEDYLEDFSGCAIAVSHDRYFLDRTVDKIFALEEGGNLREYPGNYSIYLDIKKAEEEASTKVEETKKEAAPKVSWKQENPNNPRKLSSKEKREFETLEGKIAQLEAEKAAAEKALYNVAPGEVAKVRQLYEQVETLTKAIDAATERWMELAEIAS